A single genomic interval of Saccharomyces eubayanus strain FM1318 chromosome IV, whole genome shotgun sequence harbors:
- the YPT10 gene encoding Rab family GTPase YPT10, with translation MEATIKVVLLGDSSVGKTSIVTRLKSGKFPEKHAATIGAAFVTKTIEVSTSDTSMEKRIHMEIWDTAGQERYKSLVPMYYRDANIALLVFELNNAASLQCALTWFQDLQDRAQETQVILVGNKQDLVSEEQSSKVEIPVELQGVPYVPVSAKTGYNFDALNEIIISLVPGDQFKTSKDNEQGNKVELNNKSSRSGCIC, from the coding sequence ATGGAAGCAACCATCAAAGTAGTGTTACTGGGGGATTCATCGGTGGGGAAGACCAGCATAGTAACTAGGCTTAAATCAGGTAAGTTTCCTGAAAAGCATGCGGCCACCATAGGTGCAGCGTTCGTCACCAAGACGATTGAAGTTTCTACTAGCGACACATCAATGGAGAAACGTATTCATATGGAAATCTGGGACACGGCAGGTCAGGAACGCTATAAATCACTCGTACCGATGTATTACCGGGATGCCAATATTGCCCTgcttgtttttgaattaaACAATGCGGCCAGTCTTCAGTGTGCACTGACATGGTTCCAAGATTTACAGGACCGTGCGCAAGAAACGCAGGTTATTCTGGTGGGCAATAAACAAGATTTGGTCAGTGAAGAGCAATCTAGCAAAGTGGAAATACCGGTAGAGTTGCAAGGTGTACCGTATGTTCCCGTCAGCGCTAAGACCGGATACAATTTTGATGCCTTGaatgaaataataatcaGTTTGGTTCCTGGTGACCAATTCAAGACATCGAAGGACAATGAACAAGGAAATAAAGTAGAGTTAAATAATAAGAGCAGCCGTAGTGGTTGCATATGTTGA
- the TSC10 gene encoding 3-dehydrosphinganine reductase, producing MKYTLEDQVVLITGGSQGLGKEFAKKYYNETENTKIIVVSRSEAKLLDTCNEIRLAAHLRKETSDEGQVQHKLATPLDPVQRLFYFPCDLSCYESVENLFNVLRDFELLPTQTLCCAGGSVPKLFRGLSGQELNQGMDINYKTTLNVAHQLALAEQTREHHLIIFSSVTALYPFVGYSQYAPAKAAIKSLVAILRQELTNFRVSCVYPGNFESEGFTLEQVTKPKITKLIEGPSDAIPCKEACDIVATSLARGQDDVFTDFVGWMIMGMDLGLTSKRSRFVALQWIFGILLNIVVVPFYLVGCSWYIRKWFRESDSKKAT from the coding sequence ATGAAGTACACATTAGAAGACCAAGTCGTATTAATTACTGGTGGATCGCAAGGTCTGGGGAAAGAATTCGCCAAAAAATACTACAATGAAACTGAAAACACGAAAATCATTGTGGTCAGTAGGTCAGAGGCCAAACTGCTGGATACATGCAACGAGATTCGTCTAGCTGCTCATTTGAGGAAGGAAACTTCAGACGAGGGCCAGGTGCAGCACAAGTTGGCCACGCCTCTGGACCCTGTGCAACGATTGTTCTACTTCCCATGCGACTTGTCCTGCTATGAATCCGTAGAAAATTTGTTTAATGTTTTGAGAGACTTCGAATTGCTCCCCACCCAAACTTTATGTTGTGCGGGAGGGTCTGTTCCCAAGCTATTTCGTGGGTTAAGTGGACAGGAATTGAACCAGGGTATGGACATCAACTATAAAACAACTTTGAACGTGGCTCATCAGCTCGCTCTTGCAGAGCAAACTAGGGAACACCATCTTATCATCTTTTCCAGTGTCACAGCCCTTTACCCCTTCGTTGGTTATTCGCAATATGCCCCTGCCAAGGCTGCGATTAAATCACTAGTAGCAATACTAAGACAAGAGCTGACAAACTTCCGCGTCAGCTGTGTTTACCCCGGAAACTTCGAGAGTGAAGGTTTCACTCTAGAACAGGTAACTAAGCCCAAGATCACAAAGTTGATCGAGGGGCCCTCGGACGCCATTCCATGCAAAGAAGCGTGTGATATTGTTGCTACTTCGTTGGCCAGAGGCCAAGACGATGTCTTTACAGATTTCGTGGGCTGGATGATCATGGGCATGGATCTGGGGCTCACGAGCAAGAGAAGTCGCTTTGTCGCGTTGCAATGGATCTTCGGTATCCTACTGaatattgttgttgtgcCCTTCTACCTGGTAGGCTGCTCCTGGTATATTAGAAAATGGTTCCGTGAAAGCGATAGCAAGAAGGCCACTTAA